A single genomic interval of Saccharospirillum mangrovi harbors:
- a CDS encoding LysR substrate-binding domain-containing protein, whose translation MRYDLNLLPILLALIEERSVTRAADRLGMTQPAVSNALTRLRSLLNDPLFIRERYGMQPTAKAMALAPVIEAALGDLDEAILEQQDFNPQRAERQFVIAPNSYAELVLAPLIVSRMREQAPGIRLRLTPYGSDLAETGVISGETALAIGRMVDPPDNLVVQHLMDETLACVVRADHPEVSDRLTRPQYERLKHVNVLPPGRLRAGLFQALERQQLKREVAVSVTHFLAVPEIIAVTDYCATLPSQVCRRLADDPRLKILPPPVDLGTFPVDMAWHRRYRDDPAHRWLRLLILAVANSVARPERAE comes from the coding sequence ATGCGATACGACCTGAATCTCCTGCCCATTTTGCTCGCGCTCATTGAAGAACGCAGCGTCACCCGCGCCGCCGATCGGCTGGGCATGACGCAACCCGCCGTGTCCAACGCCCTCACCCGGTTGCGCAGCTTGCTGAACGATCCGCTGTTCATTCGCGAACGCTACGGCATGCAACCCACGGCCAAAGCGATGGCGCTGGCGCCGGTGATTGAAGCCGCGTTGGGCGACTTGGATGAAGCGATTCTGGAGCAACAGGATTTCAATCCGCAGCGCGCGGAGCGGCAATTTGTCATCGCGCCAAACAGTTACGCCGAACTGGTGCTGGCGCCGTTGATTGTGTCTCGCATGCGCGAACAGGCACCGGGCATTCGATTGCGGCTGACGCCTTACGGCAGCGACCTGGCCGAGACCGGCGTTATTTCGGGCGAAACCGCACTCGCCATCGGCCGGATGGTCGATCCGCCCGACAATCTGGTGGTGCAGCATTTGATGGATGAAACGCTGGCTTGCGTGGTGCGTGCCGACCACCCGGAAGTAAGCGATCGGTTAACGCGACCGCAGTACGAGCGCCTGAAGCACGTCAATGTGTTGCCGCCTGGGCGCCTGCGTGCGGGTTTGTTTCAGGCCCTGGAACGGCAACAACTGAAGCGGGAAGTGGCGGTATCGGTCACGCATTTTCTGGCGGTGCCGGAAATCATTGCCGTAACGGATTACTGCGCCACCCTGCCCAGTCAGGTTTGTCGGCGGCTGGCAGACGATCCGCGCTTGAAAATCCTGCCGCCGCCGGTCGATCTGGGCACCTTTCCGGTCGATATGGCCTGGCACCGGCGCTACCGCGATGA